One genomic segment of Peribacillus sp. FSL H8-0477 includes these proteins:
- a CDS encoding spore germination protein has protein sequence MPAIVGVVQVINVGSSGVFHIGDVFKISPFATSKTFAGAGSFNTGETISLYNAASTTNTNDTDAIDQPTVLNL, from the coding sequence ATGCCAGCTATCGTCGGAGTAGTCCAGGTTATTAATGTCGGAAGCAGCGGGGTTTTTCATATTGGTGATGTTTTCAAAATATCTCCGTTTGCAACCTCTAAAACCTTTGCAGGTGCAGGGTCATTTAATACTGGCGAGACGATTTCTCTCTATAACGCCGCCAGCACAACCAATACCAACGATACAGATGCCATTGACCAGCCGACTGTTTTAAATTTATAG
- a CDS encoding spore germination protein GerPB: protein MIFNIQQNIHIHMIKINSIGNSSVFQIGSSGVIKALSTFSNTGGYTEPAPQLDNEGESFVPFPPTG from the coding sequence ATGATCTTCAATATCCAACAAAACATTCATATCCATATGATAAAGATTAACAGCATCGGAAATTCGTCTGTTTTTCAAATTGGCAGTTCAGGGGTAATTAAGGCTCTTTCGACTTTTTCTAATACAGGCGGATACACAGAACCAGCTCCACAGCTCGACAACGAAGGAGAAAGCTTTGTTCCTTTCCCGCCGACTGGCTAA
- the gerPC gene encoding spore germination protein GerPC, producing MQRYLETQDYRIKMLENELALMKTKLAELQNKPAVNVEKIEYKFDQLKVETLEGTLNIGLNPSDLSNIEELAINSANPPLQPYVFPNRQQFVEDVSASIAAEMDELIQDTAEQQRENLDPSFHQLIKSDIEKQLSQRVSLYLDQTSQTERSPHLLEQVKEKISERIKSDITQSIRNFIQSSSNTTGGNS from the coding sequence ATGCAAAGATATTTAGAAACCCAGGACTATCGAATTAAAATGCTGGAAAATGAACTGGCTCTCATGAAAACAAAACTAGCAGAACTCCAAAACAAACCAGCAGTGAATGTTGAAAAAATTGAGTATAAGTTTGACCAGTTGAAAGTCGAAACGCTTGAGGGTACGCTAAATATCGGACTAAATCCAAGCGACCTCAGCAATATTGAGGAGCTGGCCATTAATTCTGCAAATCCACCTCTACAGCCATATGTATTCCCTAATCGACAGCAGTTTGTTGAAGACGTTTCGGCATCTATTGCGGCTGAAATGGATGAACTAATACAGGATACAGCTGAGCAGCAACGCGAAAACCTGGATCCATCTTTTCATCAGCTAATTAAAAGCGATATTGAAAAACAACTTTCCCAGCGTGTCAGTCTTTATCTTGATCAAACATCACAGACGGAACGTTCACCCCATTTACTAGAACAAGTAAAAGAAAAAATTAGTGAACGAATTAAAAGTGACATCACTCAGTCCATCAGAAACTTTATTCAATCTTCATCGAATACGACAGGAGGAAACAGCTAA
- the addA gene encoding helicase-exonuclease AddAB subunit AddA, which produces MSKTIIPLMPASATWTEDQWKAIWAKDQDILVAAAAGSGKTAVLVNRIIEKILSEEDPLNVDELLVVTFTNASAAEMKHRIGDALEQAIKDNPNSQHLRKQVSLIHKASISTLHSFCLDVIRTYYYLTDVDPGFRIADSTEAELLRDEVMEELFEEHYSQSDNERFFKLVDAYTGDRNDTALQTIIRSLHNFSRSHPHPEAWLDQAAAMYDLPEEMKVDDLPFIKELTFDISLQLETARSLLNQALELSKQPGGPAPRAENFIADLTIIERLEKAHQESWESMYEAMQMDNSFSRAKACKGDSFDKEMVKTADNYRKKAKKMIDTLKVDLFSRKPEQYLEDIRGLKGYVETLVDLVKQFGTMFQAAKAEKNLVDFSDLEHYSLAILSEMGTLKPSKAALGYRKQFKEVLVDEYQDTNLVQESILKLVTADGENSGNLFMVGDVKQSIYRFRLAEPNLFLGKYTRFTHDGSESGLRIDLNRNFRSRSEVLSGTNFLFKQLMGITVGEIEYDEDAELKKGASYPEDKPYPIELTLIDNANVDSGSSVDESGDGEEFGFDDEELETAQLEARMMAKLIKQAINEKQQVYDTKAGIYRAITYRDMVVLLRSMPWAPQIMDEFKKQGIPVYASLSTGYFEANEVRIMLSLLKTIDNPQQDIPLVSVLRSPIVGLDEEELAQVRLFNSNTYYEAMADYYRRADPEQNPVLYEKVSFFYQKLNEWRQLSQQTALSDLIWQLFGDTRFYDFVGGMPGGKQRQANLRALYDRARQYETSSFRGLFRFLRFIDRMQERGDDLGAARTLGEQEDVVRLMTIHASKGLEFPVVFIAGLARQFNLMDIRKSYLLDKEYGFASKYVDPELRITYPSLPQIAFKKKQQLETIAEEMRVLYVALTRAKEKLHLIGTLKDAAKTMEKWAASGQHAEWLLNDHVRANARSYLDWIGPAVLRHRHSEAIKLDYGISSFPFTETASDPSEWAIQIVAARELQMVEDEEELSQEELLEHVKKGDEIDSVSSFSDQVERQLSWKYEHFDASMHRSKQSVSELKRQNELKDEASSMELLHKFKRPISTRPQFMQETSITAAEKGTITHLVMQHIELDKTVTKAGIQELINDLIHRELLTEEQSVSVDQDVVAAFFQLPIGQRLQNAKTVRREVPFTMAMAAADAYADWQNGDDEILVQGVIDCIFEDEDGLVLLDYKTDKITGRFVHGFEGAKEILAERYQVQLQLYTRAIETIMKKKVKHRYLFFFDGGHLLEIE; this is translated from the coding sequence ATGAGTAAAACGATTATACCTCTGATGCCAGCGAGTGCGACTTGGACAGAAGACCAATGGAAAGCAATCTGGGCTAAGGATCAGGATATTCTTGTGGCTGCTGCGGCAGGCTCGGGGAAGACGGCTGTGCTCGTTAATCGAATCATCGAGAAAATCCTTTCAGAAGAGGATCCATTGAATGTTGATGAACTTCTTGTCGTGACGTTTACGAACGCCTCAGCCGCAGAGATGAAACACAGAATTGGAGATGCGCTTGAACAAGCGATTAAAGATAACCCAAATTCGCAGCATTTGCGTAAACAAGTAAGCTTGATTCATAAAGCTTCCATTTCAACGCTGCACTCCTTTTGTTTAGACGTAATCCGTACCTATTATTATTTAACCGATGTAGATCCTGGGTTCCGAATAGCCGATTCTACAGAGGCCGAATTATTACGTGATGAAGTGATGGAAGAGTTATTTGAGGAACACTACAGTCAAAGCGATAACGAACGCTTCTTTAAACTTGTTGATGCTTATACAGGAGACCGAAATGATACAGCCCTGCAGACAATCATTCGTTCCCTGCATAATTTTTCACGGTCGCATCCGCATCCTGAGGCTTGGCTTGACCAGGCGGCAGCGATGTACGATTTGCCAGAAGAAATGAAAGTCGATGATTTACCCTTTATTAAAGAGCTGACTTTTGATATTTCCTTGCAGCTAGAAACTGCTCGATCTTTACTTAACCAGGCGTTGGAACTTTCTAAGCAACCAGGAGGACCTGCGCCGCGAGCGGAGAATTTCATTGCTGACCTTACGATTATTGAAAGGCTGGAAAAAGCCCATCAGGAGTCTTGGGAAAGCATGTACGAAGCGATGCAGATGGACAATAGTTTTTCAAGGGCTAAAGCATGTAAGGGTGACTCCTTTGATAAAGAAATGGTCAAAACAGCTGATAACTATCGTAAAAAAGCGAAAAAGATGATTGATACATTAAAAGTTGATTTGTTTTCCCGGAAGCCCGAACAATATCTAGAAGATATACGCGGCTTGAAGGGTTATGTGGAAACACTCGTAGATTTAGTTAAACAGTTTGGTACGATGTTTCAAGCAGCAAAAGCGGAAAAGAACCTCGTTGATTTTTCAGATTTAGAACATTATAGTTTAGCGATTTTATCAGAAATGGGCACCCTCAAGCCTTCAAAAGCGGCATTGGGTTATCGCAAACAGTTTAAAGAAGTACTTGTGGATGAATATCAGGATACAAATTTAGTTCAGGAATCGATTCTGAAGCTTGTAACAGCGGATGGGGAAAACAGCGGGAATCTTTTCATGGTTGGTGATGTTAAGCAGTCCATCTATCGTTTCCGTTTGGCTGAACCGAATCTTTTTCTAGGAAAATATACTCGATTTACACATGACGGAAGCGAAAGCGGTCTTCGAATCGACTTAAATCGTAATTTCCGCAGCAGAAGTGAGGTATTGTCCGGAACGAACTTCTTATTTAAACAGCTAATGGGCATCACGGTTGGTGAAATTGAATATGATGAAGACGCTGAACTAAAAAAAGGTGCGTCCTATCCCGAGGATAAGCCGTATCCAATCGAGCTGACTTTAATTGATAACGCAAACGTTGATTCAGGCAGTTCCGTTGACGAATCAGGTGATGGAGAAGAGTTCGGATTTGATGATGAAGAACTGGAAACTGCACAGTTAGAAGCTAGAATGATGGCAAAGCTGATTAAACAAGCTATTAATGAGAAACAGCAGGTCTATGATACAAAAGCAGGGATTTACCGGGCGATTACCTATCGTGATATGGTTGTGTTACTACGGTCTATGCCATGGGCGCCGCAAATCATGGATGAGTTCAAAAAACAGGGAATCCCTGTGTATGCAAGTCTATCTACCGGATATTTTGAAGCAAACGAAGTAAGAATCATGCTTTCACTACTGAAAACGATTGATAATCCACAGCAGGATATTCCGCTGGTATCGGTGCTTCGTTCACCAATTGTCGGTCTTGATGAGGAAGAGCTGGCACAAGTCCGCTTATTTAATTCAAACACATACTACGAGGCTATGGCTGATTATTATCGTAGAGCTGATCCAGAACAAAATCCAGTGCTGTATGAAAAAGTCTCCTTCTTTTATCAAAAATTAAACGAATGGAGACAGTTGTCACAGCAGACTGCCCTTTCAGATTTAATCTGGCAGTTATTTGGGGATACACGTTTTTATGATTTTGTGGGTGGCATGCCAGGAGGAAAGCAGCGACAAGCTAATTTACGGGCGCTGTATGACCGAGCAAGACAATATGAAACAAGCTCATTTCGTGGGTTATTCCGCTTTTTGCGCTTTATTGATCGCATGCAGGAGCGGGGAGATGACCTAGGTGCAGCACGGACTCTTGGCGAACAAGAAGATGTTGTAAGATTGATGACAATACATGCTTCAAAGGGACTGGAGTTTCCCGTTGTCTTCATTGCAGGTCTTGCTAGACAATTCAATCTAATGGATATCCGGAAATCCTATTTGCTTGATAAAGAATATGGTTTCGCTTCTAAATATGTGGATCCTGAACTGCGTATTACTTATCCTTCCTTGCCGCAGATCGCTTTTAAGAAAAAACAGCAGCTAGAAACGATTGCAGAAGAAATGCGGGTCTTGTATGTCGCACTGACGCGTGCGAAAGAAAAGCTGCACTTAATTGGTACGCTTAAGGATGCAGCGAAAACGATGGAAAAATGGGCAGCATCCGGTCAACATGCTGAGTGGCTTTTAAACGACCATGTGAGAGCGAACGCGAGGAGCTATCTAGACTGGATTGGTCCAGCTGTTTTGCGTCACCGTCACAGTGAAGCGATTAAGCTGGATTATGGAATCTCTTCTTTTCCGTTTACTGAAACAGCATCAGACCCATCAGAATGGGCCATACAAATTGTCGCCGCGAGAGAACTGCAAATGGTTGAGGATGAAGAAGAACTATCGCAAGAAGAACTTCTAGAGCATGTGAAAAAGGGCGATGAAATAGATAGTGTATCGTCGTTTAGCGATCAAGTGGAACGTCAGCTCTCTTGGAAATATGAACATTTTGATGCTTCCATGCATCGTTCTAAGCAATCCGTTTCAGAATTAAAGCGTCAAAATGAATTAAAAGATGAAGCAAGTTCAATGGAACTGCTGCATAAATTTAAACGTCCGATTAGTACACGTCCACAGTTTATGCAGGAAACGTCCATAACCGCTGCTGAAAAAGGCACAATTACGCATTTAGTGATGCAGCATATTGAGTTAGATAAAACGGTGACTAAGGCAGGTATACAGGAGCTTATTAACGATCTAATTCACCGTGAACTGCTTACGGAGGAACAAAGCGTAAGCGTGGATCAAGATGTAGTAGCGGCCTTTTTCCAGCTCCCAATTGGACAACGGCTGCAAAATGCAAAAACTGTCCGCAGAGAGGTTCCATTCACCATGGCGATGGCCGCGGCAGATGCATACGCAGATTGGCAGAATGGTGATGATGAGATATTAGTACAGGGTGTCATCGACTGTATCTTTGAGGACGAGGACGGACTAGTATTACTGGATTATAAAACAGATAAAATTACAGGTCGCTTTGTTCATGGATTCGAAGGAGCAAAAGAGATTCTTGCTGAACGGTATCAAGTTCAGCTGCAGCTTTATACTCGTGCTATTGAAACAATCATGAAAAAGAAAGTGAAGCACCGTTATTTGTTTTTCTTTGACGGAGGTCATTTACTCGAAATTGAATAA
- a CDS encoding spore germination protein has product MPAIIGPVQVINVGGGVLQFGDTIVISPKSSAKIIEGSGSSNTGAFIFTGSGINGNNVLDVNGVDQPIVGNN; this is encoded by the coding sequence ATGCCAGCGATTATTGGACCCGTTCAGGTGATAAATGTCGGCGGTGGCGTCTTGCAGTTCGGTGATACCATCGTCATCTCACCAAAAAGCAGTGCCAAAATTATTGAAGGCTCGGGATCATCCAACACAGGGGCTTTCATTTTCACTGGCAGTGGGATTAATGGAAACAACGTCCTCGATGTCAACGGTGTTGATCAACCGATTGTCGGAAATAATTAG
- the addB gene encoding helicase-exonuclease AddAB subunit AddB, protein MPLQFIVGRSGTGKTTRILEDIRGKLRKDPAGNPIIYLVPDQMTFLSEYKLVKTPDLGGMVRAQVFSFSRLAWRVLQETGGMNRRHLDSVGVTMLIRKIMEDKKSDLKMFRRSADKQGFIAQMDEMLKEFKRYCIDPEQVRVFHDETEELPEGLRDKLHDLDLIYQQFEEELIGKYLDSEDYFKLLVEKMADSSYLASATIYMDGFYSLTPQELLIVAGLLKHSRHVTVSLTLDQPFRQNPPDALHLFRQTGSTYYDIYQSALKQGLSIEEDMVLEAEGRYTGSPSLKHLETNFAVRPVTKYPLDAQVTVTQAVNRRAEVEGAARDILKLVRDGDYRWNDIAILVRNGESYHDLIDTVFKDYEIPVFIDSKRSMLNHPLLELIRSTLEILVSNWRYETVFRAIKTELLAPIGQTTPSMRERVDRLENYVLSRGIKGTRWTSKDRWGYRRIRGLELEERSQTTKEKELEDELNDLKEMFTEPILTLSRRLKRARTGREYCEALFIYLEELHIPEKLDKLKFEAEEAGELIRAREHEQSWDAVIDLLDQYVEILGDEKVGLKQFSTIMETGMESMKFSLVPPAIDQVIVANLNLSRIDDVRAAFVIGLNEGILPGKVTAEGIFSDSDRNALLADGLEVAPGSGLRLLDEEFTAYKAFTTPSEALFMSYPLADEEGKSLLPSSYIKRVRDLLDQVNEAVYTNDPSDFDEVRQVSFAANYNVALAYLTAQLQLLKRGYPIDALWWDVYNAYMRNDEIKPLAIRVLSSLFYENKAKKLSEDTTKKLYGENILASVSRMEMFNSCPFSHFAAHGLKLQERKIYRLDAPDIGEMFHGALKIISDYLHENKISWSSLTKEQCLQLARSAIERLAPKLQNQILLSTNRHHYLKRKLEDVIGRASIVLSEQAKASGFAPIGLEVAFGSKGEIPPLTFSLKNGTQMELVGRIDRVDKAEDDSGIYLRVLDYKSSDKELNMSEVYYGLALQMLTYLDIVVSHSKTLVGNDAKPAGVLYFHVHNPVVKSNGMLNLDEIEEAMFKSFKMKGLVLGNPEVIQLMDKTLDPSGKTTSDIVPVTLKKDGSLGARSKIASDGDFTLLQNHVRNVFQKAGDEIVDGKVEITPYKLKEKKPCTFCAYKSVCQFDESLEENEFNVLVNRKDADILDILKKGGNDDE, encoded by the coding sequence ATGCCGCTCCAATTTATAGTAGGACGATCGGGAACAGGAAAAACGACAAGAATTCTTGAGGATATTCGTGGAAAACTGCGAAAAGATCCGGCTGGAAATCCAATTATCTACCTTGTGCCGGATCAGATGACATTTTTGTCAGAATATAAATTAGTGAAAACGCCTGATCTCGGCGGGATGGTACGAGCGCAGGTTTTCAGCTTCAGCCGTCTGGCTTGGAGAGTGCTTCAAGAAACAGGCGGAATGAATCGCCGTCATCTTGACAGCGTCGGCGTTACGATGTTGATTCGTAAGATTATGGAAGATAAAAAAAGTGATTTAAAAATGTTTCGACGTTCAGCGGATAAGCAAGGGTTTATTGCCCAAATGGATGAAATGCTGAAGGAGTTCAAACGATATTGCATTGATCCCGAGCAGGTGCGAGTCTTTCACGATGAAACAGAAGAACTGCCTGAGGGACTTCGTGATAAACTTCATGATTTGGATTTAATCTATCAGCAATTTGAGGAAGAATTGATTGGAAAGTATCTAGACTCAGAAGATTATTTTAAATTGCTCGTTGAAAAGATGGCGGACTCGTCATACTTAGCATCTGCGACCATTTATATGGATGGTTTCTATAGTCTTACACCACAGGAACTGTTGATTGTTGCTGGACTGCTGAAGCATAGCCGCCATGTAACGGTTTCACTCACACTAGATCAGCCATTCAGACAGAATCCACCAGATGCACTTCACTTGTTCAGGCAGACGGGCTCTACTTATTACGACATTTACCAAAGTGCGTTGAAGCAAGGGTTATCCATTGAGGAGGACATGGTGCTTGAAGCGGAAGGACGCTATACAGGAAGTCCTTCTTTGAAACATCTTGAAACCAACTTTGCGGTAAGACCGGTGACAAAGTATCCTCTCGACGCTCAGGTCACCGTAACCCAAGCAGTGAATCGTCGGGCAGAAGTAGAAGGAGCAGCAAGAGATATTCTAAAACTCGTTCGCGATGGTGATTATCGATGGAATGATATTGCCATCCTTGTTCGAAACGGTGAGTCTTATCATGACTTAATTGATACTGTTTTTAAAGATTACGAGATTCCTGTTTTTATCGATTCGAAGCGTTCGATGCTTAATCATCCGCTGCTTGAGCTAATTCGCTCAACACTTGAAATTCTTGTGAGCAACTGGAGATATGAAACGGTTTTTAGAGCGATTAAAACAGAGCTGCTGGCACCCATTGGCCAAACAACGCCTTCTATGCGTGAACGAGTTGATCGTCTTGAGAATTATGTGTTGTCACGCGGAATAAAAGGGACAAGGTGGACGTCAAAGGACCGCTGGGGTTACCGGAGAATCAGAGGCTTAGAACTTGAAGAAAGATCTCAAACGACAAAAGAGAAGGAACTCGAGGATGAGTTAAATGACTTGAAGGAAATGTTCACGGAACCGATTCTCACTCTATCCCGCCGCTTAAAGCGTGCTAGAACCGGAAGAGAATATTGTGAAGCCCTTTTTATTTATTTAGAGGAGCTGCATATCCCAGAGAAGCTCGACAAGCTGAAGTTTGAAGCAGAAGAAGCAGGGGAATTGATACGAGCCCGAGAGCATGAACAGTCTTGGGATGCTGTAATCGATCTTCTTGATCAGTACGTAGAGATTCTTGGTGATGAAAAGGTAGGACTAAAACAGTTTTCAACCATAATGGAGACGGGAATGGAATCCATGAAATTTTCCCTCGTTCCGCCCGCTATCGATCAAGTAATTGTTGCGAATCTTAATTTATCAAGGATTGACGATGTCAGGGCAGCGTTTGTCATTGGTCTAAATGAAGGCATACTGCCAGGGAAAGTGACAGCTGAGGGCATCTTTTCAGACAGTGACCGTAATGCCCTGCTTGCTGACGGATTGGAAGTCGCTCCAGGTTCAGGGCTGCGTCTCCTTGATGAAGAATTCACGGCTTACAAAGCGTTTACCACCCCTTCTGAGGCATTATTCATGTCATACCCACTGGCGGATGAAGAAGGGAAATCGCTGTTGCCCTCTTCTTATATAAAACGTGTCCGAGATTTGCTGGATCAGGTAAATGAAGCGGTGTATACGAATGATCCATCCGACTTCGATGAAGTAAGGCAAGTATCATTTGCTGCTAACTATAATGTAGCGCTGGCTTATTTAACTGCCCAGCTTCAGTTGTTAAAACGCGGGTATCCAATTGATGCACTATGGTGGGATGTTTACAATGCGTATATGAGAAATGATGAAATTAAGCCGCTTGCCATCAGGGTGTTATCCAGCCTGTTTTATGAAAATAAAGCGAAGAAACTTTCAGAAGATACGACTAAAAAACTATATGGAGAAAATATTCTAGCCAGCGTTTCACGGATGGAGATGTTTAATAGCTGTCCGTTCTCTCATTTTGCGGCTCATGGTTTAAAGCTACAGGAGCGGAAAATTTACCGTCTTGATGCTCCCGATATCGGCGAAATGTTTCATGGTGCCTTGAAGATTATTTCGGATTATCTGCATGAAAACAAAATTTCTTGGTCTTCGTTAACGAAGGAACAATGTTTACAGTTAGCACGTTCAGCCATCGAACGATTGGCGCCGAAGCTTCAGAATCAGATTCTTCTAAGCACAAACCGCCATCATTACTTAAAACGTAAATTGGAGGATGTTATTGGACGAGCTTCCATCGTGTTAAGTGAACAAGCAAAAGCGAGCGGCTTTGCACCAATTGGACTTGAAGTAGCGTTTGGCAGTAAGGGGGAAATCCCGCCCTTAACGTTTTCCCTCAAAAATGGTACTCAAATGGAGCTGGTAGGCCGCATTGACCGTGTAGATAAAGCGGAAGATGACTCAGGAATCTATCTTCGTGTGCTGGATTATAAATCGAGTGACAAAGAGCTGAATATGAGTGAAGTCTATTATGGACTCGCTTTGCAAATGCTGACTTACCTTGATATTGTTGTCAGCCATTCAAAAACGCTGGTAGGTAATGATGCCAAGCCTGCAGGTGTATTATATTTCCATGTTCACAATCCTGTCGTCAAAAGTAATGGTATGCTCAATTTGGATGAAATTGAAGAAGCGATGTTCAAAAGCTTTAAAATGAAAGGGTTGGTATTAGGTAATCCTGAGGTTATACAACTAATGGATAAAACCCTTGACCCTTCAGGAAAAACGACATCTGATATTGTCCCTGTTACGTTGAAAAAGGATGGGTCCCTTGGAGCCCGCTCTAAAATCGCCAGTGACGGTGATTTTACCCTCCTGCAAAACCATGTTCGAAATGTTTTTCAAAAAGCAGGCGATGAAATTGTTGATGGAAAAGTTGAGATTACACCCTACAAATTAAAAGAAAAAAAGCCATGTACATTTTGTGCATATAAATCAGTCTGCCAGTTTGATGAGTCGTTAGAGGAGAACGAGTTTAACGTACTGGTGAATAGAAAAGACGCAGATATCTTAGACATCCTTAAGAAGGGGGGGAATGATGATGAGTAA
- a CDS encoding spore gernimation protein GerPD, whose translation MDFHVVNGELCVDNIEVLGVSASSLFLIGDAQTIQLSSAFDTPPESLIIGPAFPFIPKG comes from the coding sequence ATGGATTTTCACGTTGTTAATGGCGAACTCTGTGTTGATAATATCGAGGTATTAGGTGTATCGGCTTCATCCTTATTCTTAATTGGTGATGCGCAAACCATCCAGCTTTCATCTGCCTTCGATACCCCTCCAGAATCATTAATTATTGGGCCGGCATTCCCATTTATCCCGAAAGGATGA
- a CDS encoding spore germination protein GerPE encodes MLSRIAKVNSLSLKVLSFSSLLQIGDCKYAEASSKAFALQRYKSVFDGEEANGIDHPIFHLPSVYLPITESIQTTFNHRNPFIKVNRINIIGATLSSIIGIGNIDHSSMESRILHIRQVPYKQNMEEQLYEINEGLPAKAKES; translated from the coding sequence ATGCTCAGCAGAATAGCAAAGGTCAACTCCTTATCTTTAAAAGTTTTGTCTTTCAGTTCTTTACTACAAATCGGCGACTGTAAGTATGCAGAAGCCTCTTCTAAAGCATTTGCACTGCAACGTTATAAGTCGGTATTCGATGGTGAAGAAGCAAATGGCATTGACCATCCTATTTTTCATTTACCTTCCGTTTATTTACCAATTACAGAATCTATTCAAACTACGTTCAATCATCGTAACCCGTTTATTAAAGTAAACCGGATAAACATCATAGGGGCAACTCTTTCCTCTATTATCGGAATTGGAAATATCGATCATTCCTCCATGGAATCCAGAATATTACACATCAGACAGGTTCCTTACAAACAAAACATGGAAGAGCAGCTCTATGAAATAAATGAAGGACTTCCTGCTAAAGCGAAAGAAAGTTAA